A window of the Peromyscus leucopus breed LL Stock chromosome 22, UCI_PerLeu_2.1, whole genome shotgun sequence genome harbors these coding sequences:
- the LOC114688380 gene encoding zinc finger protein 431-like isoform X2 produces MDTVTYEDVHVNFTHEEWALLDPSQKSLYKDVMLDTYWNLTSIGYKWEDHNIEEHCQSSRRHGR; encoded by the exons GATACAGTGACCTATGAGGATGTGCATGTAAACTTCACTCATGAAGAATGGGCTTTGCTAGATCCTTCTCAGAAGagtctctacaaagatgtgatgctggacACCTACTGGAACCTTACTTCTATAG GCTACAAATGGGAAGACCACaatattgaagaacattgtcaaagttctagaagacatgGAAGGTAA
- the LOC114688380 gene encoding zinc finger protein OZF-like isoform X1, giving the protein MDTVTYEDVHVNFTHEEWALLDPSQKSLYKDVMLDTYWNLTSIGYKWEDHNIEEHCQSSRRHGSRCVICHSGYNPCQHKGYGKKHCTSVSLRTNGRYLVVPTMRRHGDCDTSLQLIGFPTSVAIPQHTHIGETPYEYKEYENSCVCTGSLCICSLIYTTGKCYVCNQCGKTLSSSSCLQKSKTNHIQKGSNKCGPCTKDFNHHRYFQRYKTTNDEEDIYEFKQHDKKLISDSSLKVHKKTHLVVKTYEYNQSDKAFSCHSLHQVHRTNIREKKYSYHQCDTAISHTSYLLKHERTHAGEQHYECNQCGKAFAEKNTLHKHGRSHTGEKPSECNQCGKDFAHKNHLQIHDRSHTGEKCSGCNHSGKAFVYKSQHHRLEKSHTGEKPYECNQCGKAFSRKSHLYIHERSHTGERPYGCKQCGKAFAYKSVLHRHERSHTGEKPYGCNQCGKAFPCISDLHNHERSHTGEKPNECNQCGKAFSRKSHLHRHKRSHTGEKPYGCNQCGKAFACKSDLHRHERSHSGEKPYGCNQCGKAFAYKSHLHRHERRHTREILWM; this is encoded by the exons GATACAGTGACCTATGAGGATGTGCATGTAAACTTCACTCATGAAGAATGGGCTTTGCTAGATCCTTCTCAGAAGagtctctacaaagatgtgatgctggacACCTACTGGAACCTTACTTCTATAG GCTACAAATGGGAAGACCACaatattgaagaacattgtcaaagttctagaagacatgGAAG CAGGTGTGTCATCTGTCACTCTGGATACAATCCATGTCAACATAAAGGATATGGAAAGAAGCATTGTACTTCTGTCTCTCTCAGAACAAATGGAAGATATTTGGTAGTCCCCACTATGAGAAGACATGGTGACTGTGATACAAGTTTACAATTAATTGGTTTTCCAACTTCAGTGGCAATACCTCAACATACTCACATTGGAGAAACACCATATGAGTACAAGGAATATGAAAATTCATGTGTCTGTACTGGATCACTTTGCATATGTAGTCTTATTTACACGACAGGAAAATGTTATGTATGCAATCAGTGTGGTAAAACTCTGAGTTCTTCCAGTTGTcttcaaaaaagtaaaacaaatcatATACAAAAAGGAAGTAATAAATGTGGACCTTGTACTAAAGACTTCAACCATCACAGATATTTTCAAAGATACAAAACAACCAATGATGAAGAAGATATTTATGAATTTAAGCAACATGATAAAAAACTTATATCTGATTCCTCTTTAAAAGTACACAAAAAAACTCATTTGGTAGTAAAAACCTATGAATATAACCAAAGTGATAAAGCCTTTTCATGTCATAGTCTTCATCAAGTACACAGAACTAACATTAGAGAGAAAAAGTATAGTTATCATCAATGTGATACAGCCATTTCACATACCAGTTATCTTCTAAAACATGAAAGAACTCATGCCGGAGAACAAcactatgaatgtaatcaatgtgggaaagcctttgcaGAGAAGAATACTCTTCACAAGCATGGcagaagtcatactggagagaaacccagtgaatgtaatcaatgtggtaaagacTTTGCACATAAAAATCATCTTCAAATACATGAcagaagtcatactggagagaaatgcTCTGGATGTAATCAtagtggtaaagcctttgtataTAAAAGTCAGCATCACAGGCTTGAAAaaagtcatactggagagaagccctatgagtgtaatcaatgtggtaaagccttttcacGTAAAAGTCATCTTTATatacatgaaagaagtcatactggGGAAAGACCCTATGGATGTAagcagtgtggtaaagcctttgcatataaAAGTGTTCTTCAtaggcatgaaagaagtcatactggagagaagccctatggatgtaatcaatgtggcaaagcctttccATGTATAAGTGATCTTCACAatcatgaaagaagtcatactggagagaaacccaatgaatgtaatcaatgtggtaaagccttttcacGTAAAAGTCATCTTCACAGGCATaaaagaagtcatactggagagaaaccttatggatgtaatcaatgtggtaaagcctttgcatgtaaAAGTGATCTTCacaggcatgaaagaagtcatagtggagagaaaccctatggatgtaatcagtgtggtaaagcatttgcataTAAAAGTCATCTTCATAGGCACGAAAGAAGACATACTAGAGAAATCCTATggatgtaa